The genome window TGCATCCGTAAACGACCTGTCGCGAAGCGAGTCGTGCGGAATGTAAGGGCGTAGCCTTATGGATCACCTCCTTTTATTCGCTCTTTCTGATTTTAAAATTGCATAAAAGAAAATCAGATATCGTAAGCTTATGCGGAGTTTACACTTCGCGACGGCTTTGGCAGACCCAACTGGCCACCGGACGTAACGAAGGGAAAACGTAGCCGTCCGTAAACGACCTGTCGCGAAGCGAGTCGTGCGGAATGTAAGGGCGTAGCCTTATGGATCACCTCCTATATTTCACTCTTTCTGATTTCAAAATTGCATAAAAGAAAATCAGATATCGTAAGCTTATGCGGAGTTTACCTTTCGCGACGGCTTTGGCAGACCCAACTGGCAACTAAGATTAGGTCATTAGATAAAAATTATATAATGCTTGACGCTGATGATTTAATTTAATTTTTATAAATAACAATTTCTAAAAAAAAGTAATGTAAGGCGAACTTTTATTTGGTAAAAAATATAAAAGGTAATATCGATAAGATCAGAAATTAGAGGTATTTCTGGAGCAATGCATCATCTTTTTAGAACATTGATTAAATATTGAGGATAATACAATAATGAAAATGGATTTTAACAATAAAGTTATAGCACTCTGTCTAACTGTTTTGTTTCTTATCGGATGTGCTGGACATCCGATTACTCACAAAGCTTCGAACCCAATCGTGCAAAAGGAATTGAAATCGAGTAGTAATATTTTAATTTTAACCTATATAGCTAATAAAGAAACTTCATTGAGTGTAGAGTTGATTGGAACGAAACACAACTACAATGCAGAGATCACAGATACAGAAAGTTTACTTTTAAATCTAAAAAACTCATTTAAAGAAAAAGTTAATGCAAAATTAATCTCTGATGCAGGGCTTCAATCTTCTCCGACATATAAATCCTTGGAATCAAGAAACAAAGTAAGTGATCGAGATCACAATTTGAATGATGGTCTTTTAATATTGAATGAAGAAGATATGGCTTTAGTTCCGAAAATCGCACAAGAAACTAAAGCAGATGCGGTAATTCTTTTGAGACTTCAGAATTATATAAATACTATGAGCTCTTTTAATACTACTATTGATGGATTGGTTTTGGATAATCAAGGACAGCTTATTTATTCAAATGCTATTGCAGTTCCTGGATCTATGGAAGATACTTATGATGATCCAAGCGAGGGAGTTGGAAATAAAGCCAAGGCAGTATTAGGAGCGTTAAGTATGTCCTTTAATCATACAAGAACAATTGGTTTACAGCCAAGATTTGTAAAAAATTCTAAGCATGTAGTAGATGAGTTTTTTACTGGATTTTCTTCCAAATTTAAAATAGAAAAAAAGAAATAGAAATTATCAATGAATTGTTGCTCCCGACTTGTTTTAATAATAAACGGGAGCATCATTTTAAGATTTTTATAGAGAAAGCTGTTGTGATTTTTACATATTATTGACATTACTTTTCTTTCTTTCTTTAAAGGATCTATAATTTTAGTCAAATCAGAATATTTTAAATCTTCTTCCTTAAATTAAATTGCATTTTCTATTCATCCATATCATCATAGTAGAATATTTATTTTGATAAATGAAAATGTAGGAAAGGCTCATATATGAAAAATATTAAAAAACAATTGTCTCAAAAAGATAAAGAAATCATCCTCAATACTTTGAAAAATCGTATAGTTAAGAATAATTTTGGTCATAAAGGAATCGATTGGACTAAAGTCTTAGCAAAGTTGGAAAGCAATACAGATAAGTTATGGTCAATTTACCAAATGGAAGAAACAGGTGGTGAACCAGACATAGTCAGTATTGATAAAAAGTCTGGTCTGATTTATTTCTTTGATTGCTCGCAAGAAAGTCCTAAAGGGCGTAGAAGCATTTGCTATGACCAAGAAGCACTAGAATCTAGGAAAGAACATAAACCTAAAACCAGTGCTATGGAAATGGCTAAGGGAATGGGTATCGAGATCTTATCGGAAGAACAGTATAGGTTTTTGCAGAGTCTAGGCAATTTCGATTCAAAAACTTCTAGTTGGATTTTAACACCTCCCTCAATACGAAAATTAGGCGGTGCAATCTTTGGAGATTGGCGATATGGACAAGTATTTATTTACCATAATGGTGCTGAATCTTACTACGGTGTTCGTGGATTCCGCGGTTGTATTGCAGTATAAATTAATTATAAAATAAAAGAGAATATTTTGATTCTAGAAGTTGCTATTCTGAAAGTAAAAAACAATTGCGAGAGAGAATTTGAAATAGCTTTTGCTGAAGCATCAATGATTATTTCGCAAATGCAAGGTTATCTAAATCATGAATTACTTAAATGTATAGAACAAGACAATCAGTATTTACTTTTGGTGAGATGGGAGAAATTGGAAGATCATACTGAAGGATTTAGGAAATCAAAGGAATATTTGCAATGGAAAAAACTGCTGCATGATTTCTATGATCCTTTCCCAACTGTTGAGCATTATAAATCTATCAATTTACATTCATTCGATGTTTAATCTTACTTGAACATCGAATATCATTTTATAAATTCTTTATTATAAGATTCTTCTTATAAAATTCAAAGATGATCTTTTAGTTCAAGCTTACTCAGTTTCGGAAACGTCTTCAAACTCGCAGCAACAATCAATAAAGTCATAATCCCGCCAAATAAAACTGACGGAACCGTTCCCATGAGCTTAGCTGTTACACCTGACTCGAAAGCTCCAATTTCATTTGATGATCCGATAAATATTTTATTAACCGAACTTACTCTTCCACGTAAAGTATCCGGAGTCATCACTTGCATAATTGTGGAACGGATAACTACACTAATGCTATCAAAAACTCCACTCATAAAAAGTGCAATAAGCGATATGATAAAACTGGTTGATAGTCCAAAAACAATCATACTAAACCCAAATCCGCCGACACTCCAAAGTAAAATTCTTCCAGAATTCCTAAGGGGTGGTTTGAAGCTTAGAAAAAAAGCCATTCCAACAGCTCCCATAGCAGGTGCAGCTCTTAACATTCCTAATCCTTCAGATCCAACATGAAGAATATCTGCAGCAAAAATGGGAAGTAGAGCAACAGCTCCGCCAAAAAGAACCGCAAACATATCTAAACTCATCGCACCTAAAACATATTCATTTTTGAATACAAACTTTAATCCTGAAATCAGAGAAGAACGTAGTCTTTCTTTGGAATCAAAAGGTGGAAGCGGTCTGGATGGAATAAATAAAAACAATATAAAAGCAAGGGATATAAAAAATAAATCTAATGCATAAGCGAAGCTTACACCATAGAAACCGTATACAATCCCACCTAATGCAGGACCTACTACGGCACCAATTTGAAAACTAGTTCCAGAAATTGCGGCAGAATTAGGATAGAATTCTCGTGGAACAATTTGAGTCATAAATGCAAAAATACTAGGCGCGATGAATCCTCGAGCTAAGCCCGAAAGGATGATTGTCAAATATATTGGATAGGCACCGTTTGATTTCAGAAATATTTCTCCATCCCAAGTGAACATCCATAACAATACTGAGCAAAGTATCAATACAGACATGGCTACAACAGCAATAAGTTTTCTTGGAATACGATCCGCCAAATGACCTGCATAAAGAGCTACTGCAATAGAAGGCAAGGCTTCCGCAAGTCCAATCATTCCTAGAGCTAGCGGATCTTTGGTTATACTATAAACTTGCCAGCCAACAACTACAGCCTGCATTTGAACAGCTATAACAAATAAAAGTCTTGAAACTATATAGAATCGAAAATCTCGAATAGCAAAAATCTTAAAATTGGCTTTACTTAGATTAGGATTTGTTTGCATAAAAATAAAAACCGAAAGCCGCAACCATCATGGAATGATGAATAACCCCATCTCGAATCAGCCCTGGGATAGAGGCTATGTCTTCTTCGAATATATCGATTTCTTCACTCTCATCCCAATCTAGCTCCAAAGTTTTTTCTGCATCTCTTGCAAGAAATGTATAACACCAGTTATTGAAAACGGCAGGATTACCAGAGACCTTACCAATCTGTTCCCAATTATTGGAAGTATATCCGGTCTCTTCTGCAAGCTCTCTCTTAGCAGAAATCAAAGGTGCATCATCACCGGATTCGTCAACAATGCCTCCAGGCAACTCAAGACAGTATTCATGAATTCCATGTCTGTATTGTCGAACAAGAACGATTTTCCCCGATTTTGAAATTGCAATAACATTCACCCAGCTTTTTGATTCTAGGGCATAATAGGTTTTGGTATGGCCTTTTAATTTGGCTGTGGCATCAAAAGAAACTAGATCAAAAATGGGTGTAGTATGAAGAATCTTACGATTCTTTCGTTCCCAGAGATTTTCATGAGGATTGCCATAAGAGTTCATCTTTACAAGGTAAAAATACAATTAAATCGATTCCAGCTCCTTTTATCTTTTTGGTTGATGCTGTATGGATTTTTTTTATTATGTCTCCTATACTATGTTGTTGAACCCTGAACAGGCTGCTGCCGTCCGACATGTTGACGGTCCACTTTTGGTTTTTGCTGGAGCAGGAAGTGGCAAGACTCGTGTGATCACGAATCGAATTGTTCATCTTATCGAGAAGGCTGAAATACCTCCATCCCAAATCATTGCACTTTCATTTACCAACAAAAGTGCTCGTGAAATGGAATCTCGACTTAGAAAAATGATGAATCGAAAAGCTCTAAGAGGCATCATACTTTCTACTTTTCATTCTCTCGGATTGAAAATTCTAAAGGAACATATTGAAACTCTTGGATACAATCACAATTTTTTATTATTGAATGCCAATGATCAGGAAGCTCTTGTAACTCAGCTTCTCAAGAATAGAAAACTTGACCCAAAAGAAATCCCTCCTAAAGAAATTATGAGAAGGGTAAGTCTTGCGAAAAATACCAAGGGTGCTTATCTCGATCGTCTGTCCGCTTCAAATGAAGAGGTGGATCTAACGGCCGTTACCATTTATGAAGATTATAATAAAGCTTTAAAAGATATGAACTCATTGGATTTTGATGATTTGATTTTGCTACCTTCAAGGATTTTCAAAGAAAATCCTGAAATTGCAGCAACCTTTCACAAAAAGCATAAATATTTTATGGTAGATGAATTTCAAGATACCAATGAACTTCAATATGAATTTCTGACATACCTCAGAGGAAGCAATCGGAATCTATGTGTGGTAGGCGATGATGATCAGAGTATCTATGCTTTTCGTGGATCGAATGTACAGTTAATTCTTAATTTTGAAAGAGAGTTTCCTGAGGCGAAAGTTGTTCGTTTATTAGAAAATTATCGATCAACTTCCATGATCATTCGAGCTGCAAATAGTTTAATCAAAAACAATGTTGATCGTCGGCATAAAGATCTATTTAGCAAAATTATCTCGCATGAGAAAGTTGAGTATTTCGAGACTCAGGATGAGAGAGAAGAAGCGATATTTGTAGTGGGAATGATTGAAGATGCCTACCGGAAAGCGGAAAAGCTCAGTCAAATGGCAATTCTATTTCGAACCAATTTTCAGTCTAGGCCCTTTGAAGAAGAACTTCGTATGAGAAATATTCCGTACAAAGTGGTCGGAGGATACAACTTTTTTGATCGCAGGGAAGTTCGAGATATGATTTCATATCTACGCATCATTGCCAATCCTAAAGACGAGTCTTCGCTCATGCGAACGATCAATACTCCCAAACGAGGAATAGGTCAGACGACTATAGCCAAGTTGCATCGAGAATCAATTGATAATGGTTTAAGTCTTTCGGACATTTTGTACAAAATTTCAGAGTCACCCGACTATCTTACAGATATAAAATCTAAGCATAGAACGGAGATTTATAGCTATTTAGAATTGATCGAAAAATATCGGAAGAAATTCGCACAGAGTCCGAAGCTTGCTCCCATTTTGCGTGAACTTATTACTGAATCCGGAATGGAAAAAGAAATTCTCCTTGAAGAAACGGATGAGAAAGTCGCCAAAGCAAGAATGTACAATCTGTCTGAACTTGTTAATATGTTATCTTTTTTTGAAGATGATGAAGATCGAGAAGGAAAGGCGAGCCTTTTTGATTTCTTGGCAAGACTAGCTCTTCTTATGGAAGATGACCAAGCAGATGAGGACCAAGAAGATAAAAGAGTACAACTTTTGACAATTCACCAATCAAAAGGACTTGAGTTTGACACTGTCTATGTCGTAGGTATAGAGGAAGGTATTTTACCTAACTCTCGAGTGGTGGATGAGGGGAACAATGTCGACGAAGAGCGAAGATTGTTTTATGTCGCCATGACTCGAGCGAAAACAAATTTATTATTGACAGGAGCCAAGACTCGCCGAAAATATGGGGAAACTATAGATACAAACCCATCGAGATTCTTAGAAGAAATCGATCCAGAAGCTATTCATTTGCATAGACTTTCGGGTGGTGCTTCCGAGGGAGGAATTGACTTTCTCAAAGAATTGGAAAGATTGAAGGTTGGTTAGAGAGAGATATGAACAAAAATATATTAGCTATCAGTGTATTTGCATTATTATTAGGAGCCTGCTCATCTGGAGATTCCAGAGATTCAGCAGGTCCAAGAAAAATGGAGAAGGAAGTTCAAGTAAAACTTCAAGCAATTAATGAAGAACTTGCAATCCAATCCATTCCAGAAGAAAGAAAACAACAATTGAAATTGGACAAAGCTAAGATTTTGCTCGATCATGACAATTATGATGAAGCAGCAGTTTTGTTGAAAGAAGTATTGCGGGCAAAGAATGAAGCCGTTAGCCAATCTGAAGTTAATCTATATCTGGGAAAAGCCTATTATGGTAAATCAGATTATAGTAATGCAATCAGCTATCTAAGCACTTCAGAGAGATTAGATAGAAATTACAACGATCACGAAAGAAAGAAACTTGTTGCACGATCGCTTTATGAGGAAAAGGAATACTATCCAGCTTTGGCTGCTCTTAGCAAAGCTTACAAAGGACCAGAAACTCCAAAAGATCATTTTTACTATGAAACAGCAGCTCGTACTTACTACAAGATGGGCTTTCACAACAAGAGTGTAGATTTTTATAAAAAAGGTCTGCATGTAGCTGAGCTTGGTCTCAAAGAATATCCTGGGAGTGAAACTCTCCGTGCAATCCAATCCGATTGCTTAAAAGTTTTGGAACCAAATAAATAATTCAAAGTTTTTCTTCATGCTCTCTCAAAAATTCCAAGATTGGTTTAAAAGACCAATCTTGGTTTCTACAAAACTAAATTTCCTTAACAAAAAACTTGCGATCTATCTGGGGGCAGTGGCTGTCCTTTGCATTTCCCTATGGATTGGTTATCGCATATTAGCCTACAAGGCATTTGAGTCCAGAATACAAGTCGGACAGATTCGAACTTTTTTAACCCATATCATCAATACAGATTTAGATAAGGCAGTTGATGTCGGAATTATAGAATTTTCTTTGTTCGAAGGAATCTTAGTAGAAGATTTGGTGATCTCACAAGAGGAAGATTTTACATTCAATCGTAAGTTATTGCAATCACGCAAGATTGCTTTGCAACTTTCATCCATATTCTCGAAAGAACCATATCTAAAGAAAATCAAGATCATTGATGCAAAATTTCAAATTGATATAAATGATGATTTTTTTCAAAAATTGATTGATTACCTTTTACTTGTTAACATTCAAGAAGTTGAATTCCAAGGAACAACAATTGAGCTCTATGAAGGAGAGCGTCTGATTTTAAAATTGGATGAGCCCACCAATTGGGTTTTTCAAAAAAAGAATAATACGATAGAACTTTATTTCAAGAATAGAACGTACTTTTTGCCTTTCATCACGAAAATTGAAGGTTCGGGTGTGATTGAGCTATCTGAGAGCAAGGACTATCAATTGAATTTTAATGCTCTATGGAGAAATATTGAAAGTAATCAGCTTCCAGGAATCTCTTTGTGGTTAGGTGATTTTGATCCTGACGCTGGAAAAATGCATGGCGAAATGCAAATCCAACTCAAAGATGCAATATGGAATTTGAATGCATCATCTGAATGGGTTAATGCAAGTGGAAGATTTAGAATATGGGAAGATCTACAAATTGACAATTTTACTTTTAAGACCAAGTCAATTATTCAGATCAACAATACTTCAAAAATTAAATCCATGCAAAGGAACCTTTTGAGTGAAGAGGTTGAATGGAATACAAAGCTAGAAACGAAGTTGGATTTAACTGAAGGCAATACGAATTGGACTATCTATGACTTAGAATCTTTTTCCAATAATCATATGAAAGGGAATCAAATGAATATTGGTGGTTCCATAAATGGGAATCTAACATGGAAAGAGACGGGAATTCGAAACAATTGGTTTCATTTTAATGGTGAAATGAATTGGAATAATGGCTTTTTGAAGGAAGGTTCGATTGATTTAAATTGGAATAGCTGGAAAACTACTATCAAAGAAAATATTTTGAATAGTGGATTTGATGGAGAAATATTCGGCTCGAAATTAAAACTTGAAAGCGCTATAAAATTACAAATTTGGAAATCAATTCGACCTGATAAAACCAATTACTATCCGCTTGGAACAAATGGAGAAATATCAGGAAACTTAGAAAGAATTGTTTTGGAGCATTGGTATCCGATTTTCAATCAATACAAAACAAAAATCGAAAAAGAAATCCGAGAAAGACAAGAAAAGATTATTCCTGAAGAGTATTTTACTCAGTTCAAAATATATAAATACTTGCTAGAAGAGATGAATATAAGTTGGGATTTGAAGATAAATGAAATTGTAACAATCCCTGTGAATACGAATTCGAAAGAACCAGATAATAGCATTTTAGATTTTATTCTCAGAAAATCTCCAATCGATAAAACTCCTCTCGAAAAATACAATGATCTAGAAAAGAAAACTTCGAAGGAAAGTCTCAAAAATTGGTTGTTTACAGGTTCTATCAAATCAGGTAGAGGTATTGGAAAATTAGTTCAGCTCTCAACTTCCAATCGCCTCGAATTCAACACGCAATTTGCTAACAAGACACCTTACCTAGAATTTTCTATCAATGTTGAAGATATTCCTTGGAGACAGACAAGTATCCAAATATGCGGACTTCCATTGCACTCAGACAGATTGAGTTTATACTATTCGATAAAAACGCGTGGATCTGATTATTACGGTTTATCGAAACAGGCTAATCATAGTTCTGTCTGGGGATTTCACAAAGCTAAATTTCTCATTGGTTCCAATGATGGAACCTTTGAATCTAAATTACCAATTGATCGTAAGTATTTAACCATGAATTTTGATTTGGATTTGGAAATGGATCGGTATTTCGAAACTAGCTATTATAGAAATATCCATTGGGTTGAACTGAGTCCTGAGCCTGTTTATGAATGGAAAGGATCTGGGAATTCAAGAAGTCTTTATCCAAGCTATAATTTGTATGGAAAACTTGAATCTGAGACTAAGACTTTGAATTTTTCTGATGAAGGAATGCAATGCCGATGACTAATATTTTCAAAATTTCAATTTATTTTCTTATCTTATTCTTATTCTTTAATTGTTCAGACGAAGAAGTTGCACAGAAAGAATCTGGACTTATATCACTTGAAGGCAAGTGGATGATTTCTCCTTCAGAAGATGACTCTGCAATTTTAGATTTTTCAGCTGCGGCGGGAGAAGCTGTTTATAGCACTCAGAATAACCAAATCAGTTATATTCTTTTGTCGGATGGCAAAGGTGTAAGAATCCAATCATTGGATGAATCTGTGCCTCGAGGATATTTTCTTTTTGTGGATAGAAAGAAAGATTCTTGGACTGGAATCTGGGATGAGAAATTGGTTCGCTTGATTCTACAGCAATAAAAATTCTATTGATTCAATAATTTGAAGTAATTCATGATTGTTTTTGCAGCAAGCCTTGAACCTTCTTGTTCTGCAAGTTCTCGATCTTTTACTTTCTGAATCGCATCAATTATTGTTTTACGATATTTCGAATTTTCTAATATTGCGATCGCTTCTTTTGTAATATATTCAGCTTTGCATTCCGCTTGCAATAACTCCCGACATATTTCTTGTCCAGCAAGAATGTTTACTAGTCCAACGGATTTGGTTTTGATTAAGAGACTCCCTATGAAATAGGAAAGTAAACTTACTTTGTAGATGATTACCATAGGCTTAACAAAATACGTTGCTTCCAATGTTGCTGTTCCGGATGCGATCAATAATAGATCACTTGCTTCCATAACTTGTAAGGATGATTGAAAGGCATAATGGATATTGAGGGCAGGGAAGACCTCTTTTGCTTTCTCAATCGCATCCTTGAGATAAGCATCTTCTTTAGTATTGATGTTTGGAAGAAGAAAAGTTACTTCGGTTTTTTTCTTATCCATTGAGAAATGTTTTTGTATAGCAATAGCAGATTTAAGCAACTCAGGCGTTAACTTGCGAATTTCTTGTGATCTAGATCCAGGAAGCAGTCCAATCACCTTATGGTTTGCATCATGGGATAATTTAATGGGAAGGGGATTTTCATGTTTTTTGGATTCTTTGATTCTTTTGGATAAAGGATGTCCAACGTAGAATGCGTTCACTCCGTATTCGCGATAAAGATCTTCTTCGAATTGAAAAAGAGTCAACATAATATCTACATTTTTTCTTATGAAGAAGATTCTCTTGAATTTCCATGCCCAGATCTGGGGAGATACATAGAATACGACTCGAATTCCTTTTTCCTTTAGCCTTTCCGCCAAACGTAAATTAAATCCTGGATAGTCAATTAAGATCACCAATTTGGTTTCTCGTTTGATAATTTCTTCAACCATCTTCTCGAGCAATGATTTCAGAAAGCTGTATTTCTTGATTATTTCAAAAAAACCTATTACTGCGAGATTATCCATATCTTCAAGACTATGGAATCCCTCAGAAATCATATGTTCGCCACCGATTCCGTAGAATTCAGTATCTTGTGAATATTTTTTAAGTTCTTTTAATAGATCTCCACCGAGAAGATCACCA of Leptospira sp. GIMC2001 contains these proteins:
- a CDS encoding DUF4256 domain-containing protein; this translates as MKNIKKQLSQKDKEIILNTLKNRIVKNNFGHKGIDWTKVLAKLESNTDKLWSIYQMEETGGEPDIVSIDKKSGLIYFFDCSQESPKGRRSICYDQEALESRKEHKPKTSAMEMAKGMGIEILSEEQYRFLQSLGNFDSKTSSWILTPPSIRKLGGAIFGDWRYGQVFIYHNGAESYYGVRGFRGCIAV
- a CDS encoding antibiotic biosynthesis monooxygenase family protein; translation: MILEVAILKVKNNCEREFEIAFAEASMIISQMQGYLNHELLKCIEQDNQYLLLVRWEKLEDHTEGFRKSKEYLQWKKLLHDFYDPFPTVEHYKSINLHSFDV
- a CDS encoding MFS transporter, which produces MQTNPNLSKANFKIFAIRDFRFYIVSRLLFVIAVQMQAVVVGWQVYSITKDPLALGMIGLAEALPSIAVALYAGHLADRIPRKLIAVVAMSVLILCSVLLWMFTWDGEIFLKSNGAYPIYLTIILSGLARGFIAPSIFAFMTQIVPREFYPNSAAISGTSFQIGAVVGPALGGIVYGFYGVSFAYALDLFFISLAFILFLFIPSRPLPPFDSKERLRSSLISGLKFVFKNEYVLGAMSLDMFAVLFGGAVALLPIFAADILHVGSEGLGMLRAAPAMGAVGMAFFLSFKPPLRNSGRILLWSVGGFGFSMIVFGLSTSFIISLIALFMSGVFDSISVVIRSTIMQVMTPDTLRGRVSSVNKIFIGSSNEIGAFESGVTAKLMGTVPSVLFGGIMTLLIVAASLKTFPKLSKLELKDHL
- a CDS encoding NUDIX hydrolase is translated as MNSYGNPHENLWERKNRKILHTTPIFDLVSFDATAKLKGHTKTYYALESKSWVNVIAISKSGKIVLVRQYRHGIHEYCLELPGGIVDESGDDAPLISAKRELAEETGYTSNNWEQIGKVSGNPAVFNNWCYTFLARDAEKTLELDWDESEEIDIFEEDIASIPGLIRDGVIHHSMMVAAFGFYFYANKS
- a CDS encoding ATP-dependent helicase, with the protein product MLLNPEQAAAVRHVDGPLLVFAGAGSGKTRVITNRIVHLIEKAEIPPSQIIALSFTNKSAREMESRLRKMMNRKALRGIILSTFHSLGLKILKEHIETLGYNHNFLLLNANDQEALVTQLLKNRKLDPKEIPPKEIMRRVSLAKNTKGAYLDRLSASNEEVDLTAVTIYEDYNKALKDMNSLDFDDLILLPSRIFKENPEIAATFHKKHKYFMVDEFQDTNELQYEFLTYLRGSNRNLCVVGDDDQSIYAFRGSNVQLILNFEREFPEAKVVRLLENYRSTSMIIRAANSLIKNNVDRRHKDLFSKIISHEKVEYFETQDEREEAIFVVGMIEDAYRKAEKLSQMAILFRTNFQSRPFEEELRMRNIPYKVVGGYNFFDRREVRDMISYLRIIANPKDESSLMRTINTPKRGIGQTTIAKLHRESIDNGLSLSDILYKISESPDYLTDIKSKHRTEIYSYLELIEKYRKKFAQSPKLAPILRELITESGMEKEILLEETDEKVAKARMYNLSELVNMLSFFEDDEDREGKASLFDFLARLALLMEDDQADEDQEDKRVQLLTIHQSKGLEFDTVYVVGIEEGILPNSRVVDEGNNVDEERRLFYVAMTRAKTNLLLTGAKTRRKYGETIDTNPSRFLEEIDPEAIHLHRLSGGASEGGIDFLKELERLKVG
- a CDS encoding tetratricopeptide repeat protein, yielding MNKNILAISVFALLLGACSSGDSRDSAGPRKMEKEVQVKLQAINEELAIQSIPEERKQQLKLDKAKILLDHDNYDEAAVLLKEVLRAKNEAVSQSEVNLYLGKAYYGKSDYSNAISYLSTSERLDRNYNDHERKKLVARSLYEEKEYYPALAALSKAYKGPETPKDHFYYETAARTYYKMGFHNKSVDFYKKGLHVAELGLKEYPGSETLRAIQSDCLKVLEPNK
- the lpxB gene encoding lipid-A-disaccharide synthase; this encodes MEQKAKKQSTNIKKSAEKNRKKDSFGFPVFILAGEHSGDLLGGDLLKELKKYSQDTEFYGIGGEHMISEGFHSLEDMDNLAVIGFFEIIKKYSFLKSLLEKMVEEIIKRETKLVILIDYPGFNLRLAERLKEKGIRVVFYVSPQIWAWKFKRIFFIRKNVDIMLTLFQFEEDLYREYGVNAFYVGHPLSKRIKESKKHENPLPIKLSHDANHKVIGLLPGSRSQEIRKLTPELLKSAIAIQKHFSMDKKKTEVTFLLPNINTKEDAYLKDAIEKAKEVFPALNIHYAFQSSLQVMEASDLLLIASGTATLEATYFVKPMVIIYKVSLLSYFIGSLLIKTKSVGLVNILAGQEICRELLQAECKAEYITKEAIAILENSKYRKTIIDAIQKVKDRELAEQEGSRLAAKTIMNYFKLLNQ